One window from the genome of Rhinolophus ferrumequinum isolate MPI-CBG mRhiFer1 chromosome 10, mRhiFer1_v1.p, whole genome shotgun sequence encodes:
- the CCDC184 gene encoding coiled-coil domain-containing protein 184 has translation MEDGLLEIMTKDGGEMPAPLEVSTVPAVGDVISGEYNGGMKELMEHLKAQLQALFEDVRAMRGALDEQASHIQVLSDDVCANQRAIVSMCQIMTTAPRQGGLGVVGSKGSFPAAPQEPETPSPGIEDSGLLGRDPEDEEDDDEEDEKKMPRSATPTSHCERLESPRAGLLGGAGPLVEPLDLPDITLLQLEGEASL, from the coding sequence ATGGAGGACGGTCTGCTGGAGATCATGACCAAGGACGGCGGCGAAATGCCGGCACCTCTGGAGGTGTCCACCGTGCCGGCGGTGGGGGACGTGATCTCCGGCGAGTACAACGGCGGCATGAAGGAACTCATGGAGCACCTGAAGGCCCAGCTGCAGGCCCTGTTTGAGGACGTGAGGGCGATGCGGGGGGCCCTGGACGAGCAGGCTTCGCACATCCAGGTGCTCTCGGACGACGTGTGCGCCAATCAGCGGGCCATCGTCTCCATGTGCCAGATTATGACCACGGCGCCCCGCCAGGGTGGCCTGGGCGTGGTCGGCAGCAAGGGGAGCTTTCCGGCAGCCCCGCAAGAACCAGAGACCCCTTCTCCTGGAATCGAGGACAGCGGTTTGCTGGGTCGAGATCCTGAGGACGAGGAAGACGACGATGAAGAGGACGAAAAGAAGATGCCCCGCTCCGCCACACCCACTAGTCACTGTGAGCGCCTTGAGAGCCCCCGTGCTGGTCTCCTTGGTGGGGCCGGGCCACTTGTGGAGCCCCTCGATCTGCCCGACATTACCCTGCTGCAGCTGGAGGGCGAGGCCTCCCTGTGA